The genomic segment TGGTATGAAATCTTTTCATGTGATAACTTACAATTTTAATGGCTGCACCGCCAAACGCTGCACAAACAGAATCCGCAAAGTTTCCACCATAAAACAACGTGAAAGCCGCAGCAATTAAAGCAAATGCGATGATCTGAACCCCATAGCTATAGGCGGGAATACCTTTAATCTCATCAAGTTGCTGCTGTACCTGCGTAAAATCAGGAGTATCTTTGCATATACAGCGGCAAAGGTCATTTAAACGACGCACCTTTTCAAGGTTTGTGGTTGTAGAATAGACACGTTTAATTTGAGAAACAGGCTCTGCACCATCCATTCGAATTGTAACGATGATACAAGATGGGATAGCAAACACTTCATTTTGTGTAATACCATAAGCCTCAAAAATCCGACGCATAGATTCTTCAATACGGTAAATTTCTGCTCCGCTTTTTAAAAGCTGATATCCGATTTCAATTGTTGTATTTACTGCCTCATAACAATTCAACTGTATCACTCATTTCAAGTCAATACTGTTATTTTAACCAA from the Hydrogenoanaerobacterium saccharovorans genome contains:
- a CDS encoding threonine/serine exporter family protein, which gives rise to MNCYEAVNTTIEIGYQLLKSGAEIYRIEESMRRIFEAYGITQNEVFAIPSCIIVTIRMDGAEPVSQIKRVYSTTTNLEKVRRLNDLCRCICKDTPDFTQVQQQLDEIKGIPAYSYGVQIIAFALIAAAFTLFYGGNFADSVCAAFGGAAIKIVSYHMKRFHTNLFFTIIISSMTATVLALIAVHLRLGTNSDKIIIGTLMNLVPGVAVTNFMRDIIAGDLISGIIKLTEALLSATAIALGAGIALTVSRLIFGV